In Lolium rigidum isolate FL_2022 chromosome 7, APGP_CSIRO_Lrig_0.1, whole genome shotgun sequence, the DNA window TTGTCCACTCCTGTAGGATATAAAGCCACATTAGTGCACTCTGATTTTCCAAAAAGTGTTTTATAAATTTTTGTAATATAGTTTACCAAATTCCCTTGCCTTTGATCAATCCATTGTCTTGATGAAGGCTCACAATTCTATTTTTTTCCTCTCCTCCCATTAGCTTTGGCATGGTAGTATTTAGTATTATCATCACCCTCAAGTATTTCTTTCTCTAGATCTTTGTAGCTATTTCACCTCCTCTTCTTTTAGAATTGCTTTTAGTTTTAGGAGGCATTGTTGCTGATAAAGCCAGTCATCAGCAGACATACCTCCTAATTCTCCAAGCTTATCTAACCTATCAAATTCAAATGCTAGCTCTTCCTTCTGTTTCCTGATATCACTCGAAATTCTTGTTCCAACTTTTCAGCTTTTTCCTCATTCCCCTGTTCCTATTCTGCCACTTATCCAAAGAAATTTTCCCTCTGAAGTATCGTTTCCAAGTGTTGGAAACAATCTCTTTCAATTCACTTCTAGGAACCAGCAATTCTCAAATTTAAATTGCTTAGGAATTTGTGCAACCTCTCCTGTAGAGATCAACAGGGGAGTGTGATCAGACAAATCCCTATTCATAGCCGTTACTGTGAGTAAAGGAAAATGCTCTTCCCGTGAGGGGGATACCAAAACTCTGTCCAATAACTTCTAAGTTGGATCCTCATGGTTATTTGACCAAGTGTATCTCCTCCCACCAAGCGAAATCTCCATTAATTCCCCTTGCAAAATAATTGAATTGAAAAGCACACTCCATTTGTTATAGCCACCCGGTTTATTTTTATCACTAGATCttctagtgataatgtgatattaAAATCTTCGGATATCATTATCGGAACTTTTGTGTATTTAATAATGTGCACCAAGCCCACTAGAAATTTGATTTTTCCAGCGGATTGAGCATTACCATAAACTACCACAAGGTTCCAAGTGAAATTATCCTTCTTATTATTTATCGATGCCCTTATATATAATCGCCAGTTTCTTTCTCCAAAATATCAAGGTGTCATTATTTATCCCTAAAAGAATACCACCAAATTTCCCTCTTGAAGGAGTCCAAACCCAATTAACAGCAACATCTCCCCCCATTGAAGAGAACATTGTCTCTGGGAAATCCTGCCTAACTGTTTCTTGGATCCCTATAAAGTCCAGCTTATGGTTATCCGAAGTTTCTCCTATATAAGCTCTTTTATTTTGTCTCCTGCGCCCCTCAAGTTCCAAATAAACCAGTTCAATATTTCTtcctcttttttgtttttctcctCAACACAGTCCTTACAAGAGTTTTAAGAATAAAACTCATTAGAGTGTTTATTTCTCTCTCTCCTATCCAGTCCAGTCAAAACCAAATTGTTTATATTTATTTCATCTATATCCCCACTTTCTTCCTGATATAAAGCTAATAGTTCCTGAAGCACAaattctacatcaccatgatgtaGAGTAGTGTTTTCAGGCTCAACTGCCTCTCTCCTTTTATTAGAGTCCATGAACGCTGCCACTATGGCCTGTTCCGAGGGAGTATAAAgataacaaaaacatacagaaacTAAGTATCTCAAAAATGATTTTCTAGCATGCATGCTATACAGCGTACAATGTTTCAATATGTTTCATTGTGTGTAAATCGGACACATATTTCTAAACCACGATGAAACTTGCTGAAAGCCTGAAACTTGCCAGCACGGATCGTATAGCAGTGAATCAACAGCATGGCGTGCATGCTAGATTCGCCGCTTTCGTAGGTTTCTGACATGGTTTTGTGCATTCGTGCAATGTCCTGGTAGAAATGAGTTTACCTAATTTATTGTCATGGAATTCGAATGAACTATCATTTCATCAATAATTAACATGAACTCTGTAATCGCAGGAAATGGAATCAATATTTGGTGAATCTCCTTCATCCAGTCCTTTGGGATCAAGTCCTGCCCAGCAACAAGTCCAGCCCACTGCTGCACCCAGGGAGGCACAACCAGGGCTTACTCATGTTGATAGAAGTGGCCAGGCAAAGATGGTTGATGTCTCACCCAAACTAGACAGCGAGAGAGTGGCTATAGCCAGCTGCAGGGTTTTGCTAGGCGAAAAGGCATTTAACTTGGTGGCATCAAACCAGATTGCCAAAGGTGATGTGCTTACTGTTGCAAAGATAGCTGGAATAACTGGTGCAAAGCAAACTAGCCACCTCATACCCCTGTGCCACAACATCAATCTCTCGCATGTCCGTGTTGATCTCACTCTCAATGAAGACGACTCTAGTGTCGTCATAGAAGGGGAAGCCACAACCATCGGGAAGACAGGGGTTGAGATGGAAGCAATGACTGCAGTAGCCATTGCTGGACTGACTGTTTATGACATGTGCAAAGCTGCTTCAAAGGACATTTCGATAACAGATATCTGTCTCCAGCACAAGTCTGGGGGAAAAAGTGGACGCTGGTCTAGAAACTAGAGGCTTCAGTTAGAAGTTATTTTTATAGATCTGTGCTAGCTAGAATGCTTAACTTTGAGTCGTCAGCTGAGGTTATTTCGAACTGTCTGCCTGTTGTAAATGTGTTGCTCCATGTTTTTGATACATATTACGCTGTGCTGGCAAATGCATATTTCCCATTATGTACTGTGCATTCTCCATTTCGCAGCTGCAATAATGCATACTGTTGTACACATGTCAAGTTGTCAACTAAGAAAAATATTGATATTTTCGTGTACTTGGATGAAGAGTGCATAGTTTGTACAATTGAGATAAGTCCAAAGCTTCCTACATCAAAATCATCCACAGGTGGACTTGAAACTATCATCTGGATCCTGTATTTGATACTGCTAAGACTATGCCTTGTGTAAGCTTCAGTCGGTGTTATGGTATCATGTGACCTGATGGTGCATATGCTTGTTCATGTCAAGGTATCTGTCTGCTTTCGTTCAGTTACTTTCTGATGCTGAGGTATGAAAACATCCAAAACTCAGCCTGCAGTTCATATTGACATGGTGAAGTTATTTGCAGGCAATGACAAAATCTTGGCCCTAGCATCACACAACTGATGTGTCTTGGTTCCCCAACCAAATACAGATCCAGGTTTCTCTCTTTAGGTGGTATCATCTTTGCTTTCTGTTATTCTGATGATGCGGCTACTTTCAGATGATGCATTGGAAACATTAGTTTATCTTGGTGTTCTTAAACCTACTTTGTTTTACCTATTTGCTGAACATGCTGGAATTGGATCCGTCCCGAAATCCCTCTACTCATTAACGCCCACTTCGTAACTGAACCGATCCACATATGCACAACTAACAAAATCAATACAAAATGCATGACCTGTGAGCTGCGACATCAAAATTGCATTTTTTTTATGCACACTTCTCGTGAGCGGACATCTCATGTTTCATATATATGAACAACCTAGCCTATAAATAGGCAGAGGCAGCCAGGGATAGAGGCAGCTAGAGGTAACATCCAACGAGTTAACCATGTATGGAGTATATTATATGCTTATCTGATTTTGTCCGTGAGGTATTAGAGGAAACTGAGCTCCGGGACTCTTGCATGCTTGAGCTAGCCCGACCCAACTAAGTAGAGCTTGCCAAAGCAAACTCGCAACACATGATACCATAGCCGTGCCAAAAAAATGAACCCGCAACACATGAAGAACAGGAGCATGTCGGAGTACTTGCCCCCCAAAAGATAGGATTATGGCGTCGGGGGATCAAACCCTTGTACGGAATGTCATTTGTGGGATGTGTTTTTAAAGCTAAGAGAGTAGATATCATCCTGACAGATACCGATGGTGGCTCTGCTCCGGAGCAGGAGTACATTGCAAGTTTAAAAGCACCCACATGTTAGGTGGACCCTCGAACATTGGCCGCTCGGGAGCAAGGAACCAACGCCCTTGTACCTGGAACGGATTGTTGAGGACCTCAATGTGCCATTAGGATATGCCGGGAGCATGTCAGAGTATTTGCCTCCCAAAAGATGAATGGGATCAAACCCTTGTACGGAATGCTATTTGTTGGATGTGTTTTTAAAGCTAAGAGAGTAGATATCATCCTTGTCGAGGACCTCACTGTGCCATTAGGATATGTCAGAAGATAGGATTGTGACATCGGGTGTAATGGGATCAAACCATTGTACGGAATGCCATTTGTTGGATGTGTAATGGGATCAAACCCTTGTGGAGTACTAAACCACTAGGGCCTGAAATATATGAATGGCTAATCTGTATCGAGGGAAAAGTAGATCGTCGGGGGCATTAACGTCCACTTCGTAACTGAACTGATCCACGTAGGCACGTACGCCATCAGATATGTATTCTATCGCAAATCTCTATCTCCGCTGCACAACTAACAAAATCAATACAAAATGCATGACCTGTGAGCTGCGACAtcaaaattgatttttttttttgacgatGTTGACAACCAATAGCAGAGGTTGACGAGCAGCCGCCAGAAGAGGGGTGGCTTCTTCCGCCGGGCAGCGAAAGTCTGCGGCAGGCTTCCATTGCCAGGAAGACGTGGGATTTCAGAAAAATAATTTCTGGTGGGATAGAGCTAATTATTCATGTTGGCACACACGAGTAACCTCTTCATGGCGTAGCCATGCAGTATTACTAGGCCATACCAAGTCGTATCCAAATGGTTGTATGGTTTTCAATAGGGTGTATGTAACTTAATTATTTCCTAATGTCCATCATACCCTTAATTATGAAGAGGTATGGAGAGAGATCTGGGTCGTTGATGTGTTAAATTTAGGCCCAGGGGTTGCACTGAAGCAAAAGTGTTTGTCTAGTTATTGAGATTTGTGCTTGTTCCATACTGTTTTTATACAAATCggaggcgcgccggacaaaaaaacattctcagccgcgttccccaaagctgctttttatccggcgcgccccgatacggtgtccggtgccccgaggcTATCCCcgttccacaggggacgctccgggcacgccggacacaaggaAAAGCGAggcggctcccacatgtcggcgactatttctaTAAACCGTTGGTTCACGCCTTTTTTCTCatcgctccttccctcccgcgcctcccacccctccgccgccgctggatttgctgGCCGCATCAAtgactgatctcttctgagagtcgacaCCATCGTCGCGGTTGGCACTCTCGCcggtctcccgccgccgccgcttcgcctgcgcgtcccagaacgcgacgtcaaatccgccccacctctgcgcacagaaggtgctcgacgacttgctagGTACGCGCGATTGGGCGATGTTCGTTGCATCGTCTGCCGCggtgcaattttaaccattgattttgattcagacatggatagcgacgacgagatgattgccctactgctggaggatgagcaagccttcgacgaagaCCTCcgagagcatttgctgatcatcgtggCCCTCCGGGACGTGCttaacgccgaggcggagaagaggaagaggccgcgccgcggaggatcaaggccggggagaaagaagtcgaagccccggcagaggatggaggggcataccatgctgcacaacgactacttcgcagatgaggcaacacatgccgacaattttcggtgccggtataggatgagtgatacgtccattttgcatcactattttatatcataatttactgttattcattgatatatttcatatttagagatgatacttatgttatttcacatattttgcatgtttcatgattattggagaatcactcaccggagtcaggattctgctggaaaaagcaccttcagaatgcaatatttctgaagatcaataactgatggaaattacaccgaaggtcttatttctccagaagaaggagccagccaaaaggaggggccgaggagggccgccatggcccccccataggccggcacgggctccaccctggccgcaccgccttgtggggagggggcccacatcccccttcggccgcctctctttcgcgtacttcatctacccgaaaacctaaggtacgggggataatcgcgaggagacacagccgcctctgcgggatggaaaacaccagagagaaaagagctctccggcaggctgaaatccgccggggaaattcccctccggaggggaaatcgacgccatcgtcaccgccatcgagctggacttcattgggatcatcatcaccatcatctccaccaccgtcaccgtcatctccaccgctgcacctcgtcaccgctgtaacatctagggttgaatcttgattatttcataggggaaactctcccggtattgattactccttgttattgatgctattgagtgaaaccattgaaccaaggtttatgttcagattgttattcatcatcatatcacctctgatcatgttccatatgatgtctcgtgagtagttcgtttagttcttgaggacatgggtgaagtctaaatgttagtagtgaactatgttgagtaatatttaatggtttgatatttaagttgtggtgttattcttctagtggtgtcatgtgaacgtcgactacatgatactttacctttatgggcctaggggaatgcatcttgtattcgttttctaattgtggggttgccggagtgacagcaacctgaacccccgttggtatatcgatgcaggagggatagcaggatctcagagtttaaggctgtggttagatttatcttaattacattcttgtatttgcggatgcttgcaaggggtataatcacaagtatgtatattagtcctaggaagggcgatgcattagcataggttcacccacacaacattatcaaaataatgaagattaatcaactatatgaagcgaaagcactagactaaaatcccgtgtgtcctcaagaacgttttgtcatcataagtaaacaaaccggcttgtcctttgtgctaaaaaggattgggccacttgctgcaattattactctcgcattttacttacttgtactttatttatctgctatatcaaaaccccctgaatacttgtctgtgagcatttacagtgaatccttcatcgaaactgcttgtcaacaccttctgctcctccttgggttcgacactcttatttatcgaaagtactacgatacaccccctatacttgtgggtcatcaagactattttctggcgccgttgccggggagtgaagtgctattggtaagtggaattggtaagggaaacttttactgtacgtgctgattttacttctgcctgctgctataattcattatggagaggtcttctcttgaattctgaTGGcgtgtagatgacacgtccgttgggaaccccaagaggaaggtgtgatgcgcacagcagcaagttttccctcagtaagaaaccaaggttatcgaaccagtaggagccaagaagcacgttgaaggttgatggcggcggagtgtagtgcggcgcaacaccagggattccggcgctaacgtggaacctgcacaacacaatcacaatactttgccccaacgtaacggtgaggttgtcaatctcaccggcttgctgtaaacaaaggattagatgtatagtgtggatgatgatgattgtttgcgaagaacagtaaagaacaattgcagcagattgtatttcagatgtaaagaataggaccggggtccacagatcactaggggtgtatctcccataagataaacagatgttgggtgaacaaattacagttgggcaattgacaaataaagaaggcataacaatgcacatacatatatcatgatgagtactatgagatttaatcagggcattacgacaaagtacatagaccgctatccgagcatgcatctatgcctaaaaagtccaccttcgaggttatcatccgaacccctccggtattaagttgtaaacaacgagacaatcgcattaagtatggtgcataatgtaatcaacacaaatatccttagacaaagcatcgatgttttatccctagtggcaacaacacatccacaaccttagaactttacgtcacatcgtcccagatttaatggaggcatgaacccactatcgagcataaatactccctcttggagtcacaagtatcaacttggccgagcctctactagcaacggagagcatgcaagaacataaataacatatatgatagattgataatcaacttgacatagtattcaatattcatcggatcccaacaaacacaacatgaaggattacaaatagatgatcttgatcatgataggcagctcacaagatctaacatgatagcacaatgaggagaagacaaccatctagctactgctatggacccatagtccaggggtggactactcacacatcgatccggaggcgatcatggcgatgaagagacctccgggagatgattcccctctccggcgaggtgccggaggcgatctcctgaatccccgagatgggattggcggcggcgtctgcggaaggttttccgtatcgtggctctcggtgctcgggggtttcgcgacggaggctttaagtaggaggaagggtggagtcgggagagtcacggggccccacacgctagggccgcgcgggccccctctaggccgcgccgcctagtgtggcggcgcccgtggccccacttcgtctccctctcggtcttacggaagcttcgtggaaaaataggcccacggcgttgatttcgtccaattcgagaatatttccttactaggatttcgaaaccaaaaacggcagaaaacgacaagcggctcttcggcatctcgtcaataggttagttctggaaaatgcataaatatgacatataatgtgtataaaacatgtgagtatcatcataaaaccatttgatcatgaaaatctcccttacttcagacaagacgaacatgcatagcaactcacatgatattaaacaaaggtaaaagttgatggctgatacgtctccgacgtatcgataatttcttatgttccatgccatattattgatgattcctacatgttatatgcacactttacgtcatattcgtgcattttctggaactaacctattaacaagatgccgaagagccagtttctgttttctgctgtttttggtttcagaaatcctagtaacgaaatattctcggaatcggacgaagtcaagacccaggttcctattttcaccggaagcatccggaacaaccGAGAGCCGTCGGAGGGGGcctgtgggcccggatgatagggtggcgcggcctgggccctggccgcgccagcctatggtgccgccgcctcttcgaccctctgacgctgcccttccgcctatttaaagcctccgtcgcgaaaaccctattaagaagaacgacgatacggaaaactttccagagccgccgccatcgcgaagccaagatctgggggacaggagtctctgttccggcaccctgccggagcggggaagtgcccccggaaggcttctccatcgacaacgctgccatctccaccaccatcttcatcaccgctgctgctcccatgaggagggagtagttctccatcgaggctcggggctgtaccggtagctatgtggttcatctctctcctatgtacttcaatacaataatctcatgagctgccttacatgattgagattcatatgatgatgcttgtaatctaaatgtcattgtgctagtcaagtgagttttacttatgtgatctccggagactccttgtcccacgtgtgtaaaggtgacagtgtgtgcaccgtgtgggtctcttaggctatatttcacgagaatacttactcatctgttatgaatggcgtagtgaagtgcttatttatatctctttatgattgcaatgtgttttgtatcacaatttatctatgtgctactctagcaatgttattaaagtagttttattcctcccgcacggtgtaatggtgacggtgtgtgcatccgtgttagtacttggcgtatgctatgatcatgatctcttgtagattgtgaagttaattattgctatgatagtattgatgtgatctattcctcctacatagtgtgaaggtaacGAGTGTGCAtcgttgtgttagtacttggtttagtcgtgttgatctttcttgcactctaaggttatttaaatatgaacattgaattgtggagcttgttaactccggcattgagggttcgtgtaatcctacgcaatgtgttcatcatccaacaagagtgtagagtatgcatttatctattctgttatgtgatcaatgttgagagtgtccactagcgaaagtctattccctaggccttgttcctaaataccgctatcgttgcttgtttcttgtttcttgcgttactactgctgcattactactgctaccatattaccaccatcaactacacgctcttactactgctcatattcatttataccacctgtatttcactatctcttcgccgaactagtgcacctattaggtgtgttggggacacaagagacttcttgctttgtggttgcagggttgcatgagagggatatctttgacctcttcctccactgagttcgataaaccttgggtatccacttaagggaaacttgctgctgttctacaaacctctgctcgttggaggcccaacacttgtctacaagaatagaagctcccgtagacatcaagcacttttacggcgccgttgccggggaggaaaggtaaaaaggcactcatactccggttccggagtaatgagtacttttacggcgccattgtgtttgtgctcgaagctatttcctttagatcctgcaattgcatctttttgtttcttgtttacactagtttggcataatggacaacaatgagcttcttattctgtttcctgatttaaaacatggattgtttgatgcgaaaattaaaaaacctatggaatcttatttgcatgctggtagtaatattagtatgaacgctttgaacaccattgttgataataatgacgaaagttctaagcttggggaagctggttttcatgatctttttagtcccccaagcattgaggagaaaattttctttgatgatactttgcctcctatttatgatgattataatagtggtcttttggtacaacctactatggagagtaaattttgttgtgattatactatgcctcctacacttgatgagaataataatgatagctactttgttgaatttgctcccactacaactaataaaattgattatgcttatgtggagagtaataattttatgcatgagactcatgataagaatgctttatgtgatagttatattgttgagtttgctcatgatgctactgaaagttattatgagagaggaaaatatggttgtagaaattttcatgttactaaaatgcctctctatgtgctgaaatttttgaagctacacttgttttatcttcctatgcttgtcactttgctcttcatgaacttgtttacttacaagattcctatgcataggaagtatgttagacttaaatttgttttgaatttgcctcttgatgctctcttttgtctcaaatactatttcttgcgagtgcatcattaaaactgctgagcccatcttaatggctataaagaaagaacttctttggagataacccatgtgttattttgctacagtactttgttttatatttgtgtcttggaagttgtttactactgtagcaacctctccttatcttagttttgtgttttgttgtgccaagtaaagtctttgatagtaaagtgaatactagatttggattactgcgcagaaacagatttctttgctgtcacgaatctgggtctaattctctgtaggtaactcagaaaattatgcaaatttacgtgagtgatcctcagatatgtacgcaacttttattcaatttgagcattttcatttgagcaagtctggtggcctaataaaatccatctttacggactgttctgttttgacagattctgtcttttatttcgcattgcctcttttgctatgttggatgaatttctttgatccattaatgtccagtagctttatgcaatgtccagaagtgttaagaatgattgtttcacctctgaacatgtgaatttttattatgcactaaccctctaatgagttgtttcgagtttggtgtggaggaagttttcaaggatcaagagaggagtatgatgcaatatgatcaaggagagtgaaagctctaagcttggggatgccccggaggttcacccctgcatattataagaagactcaagcgtctaagcttggggatgcccaaggcatccccttcttcatcgacaacattatcaggttcctcccctgaaactatatttttattccgtcacatcttatgtactttgcttggagcgtaggtgtgcttttgtttttgtttttgtttgaataaatgcttgtgtgggagagagacacgctccgctggttcatatgaacacatgtgttcttcgctttatcttttagtgttcatggcgaaggttaaaactgcttcgttcatttttatatggttggaaacggaaaatgatacatgtaaggaagacggtgtagagtcttataatgtttacaatatgtattttatgtgagttttgctgcaccggttcatccttgtgtttgtttcaaataaccttgctagcctaagcttt includes these proteins:
- the LOC124677646 gene encoding cyclic pyranopterin monophosphate synthase, mitochondrial-like isoform X2, which translates into the protein MSIFRCILPTIAKGRGWRGFATGFPSDTIAELNKEMESIFGESPSSSPLGSSPAQQQVQPTAAPREAQPGLTHVDRSGQAKMVDVSPKLDSERVAIASCRVLLGEKAFNLVASNQIAKGDVLTVAKIAGITGAKQTSHLIPLCHNINLSHVRVDLTLNEDDSSVVIEGEATTIGKTGVEMEAMTAVAIAGLTVYDMCKAASKDISITDICLQHKSGGKSGRWSRN
- the LOC124677646 gene encoding cyclic pyranopterin monophosphate synthase, mitochondrial-like isoform X1, whose protein sequence is MIVSTQQLLSLPTMSIFRCILPTIAKGRGWRGFATGFPSDTIAELNKEMESIFGESPSSSPLGSSPAQQQVQPTAAPREAQPGLTHVDRSGQAKMVDVSPKLDSERVAIASCRVLLGEKAFNLVASNQIAKGDVLTVAKIAGITGAKQTSHLIPLCHNINLSHVRVDLTLNEDDSSVVIEGEATTIGKTGVEMEAMTAVAIAGLTVYDMCKAASKDISITDICLQHKSGGKSGRWSRN